The following are encoded in a window of Brevibacillus ruminantium genomic DNA:
- a CDS encoding response regulator, whose amino-acid sequence MKYRDALMASIHKQLETWFDQPHPIPREEVYRFLHSLKGTSGTIGLDDLSTLSEQLLEKLEHIPFKEWPLEDLREFLLDLLTVSHNYRDSAELHDVSTNPESNDRYENQPLLLILDDDVTLLMYLKEQLEELGWSVIATVYPHKALDYFHDMQPDCLILDLNIPETGGFQIMQTLSEKIKKQYVPTTIISNDCSKDTRLRAYRLGADDFMCKPLDIDEMAVRLERQLHRKRWMNRILFVDELTGALNRNSLADTFERVLHECGRNDSPFSLAFLDIDYFKRVNDTYGHLIGDEVLRGFASFLQSRFQQNEVLFRYGGEEFILLLPRRTWQEAKQELEEALEAYCSLSFSSPLGSFSLSFSAGVVQMQDRSQSLSHWLELADTALYEAKKRGRRRIEAALQLQQVATKVKLRAAIIDDDSMIRTMLTESVTKCFDGWIQADIRVFQDGESFFADDWHRGSEPYLVILDGVMPGMDGLEVLQKIQELPNADHYMVIMLTGRKEEQDIVRALQLGADDYMTKPFSLKELEARIRRLVKKMK is encoded by the coding sequence ATGAAATACAGAGATGCTTTGATGGCCAGCATCCATAAACAATTGGAAACTTGGTTTGACCAACCCCATCCCATTCCTCGCGAAGAAGTCTACCGCTTTCTTCACTCACTCAAAGGTACATCCGGAACGATTGGATTAGATGACCTCTCCACCCTCTCCGAGCAGCTTTTGGAGAAATTAGAGCACATCCCTTTCAAAGAGTGGCCGCTTGAGGATTTACGAGAATTTTTACTAGATTTGCTTACCGTCAGTCACAACTACCGGGACAGTGCGGAGCTGCACGACGTCAGCACGAATCCCGAGTCGAATGATCGCTATGAAAACCAGCCTTTGCTGCTGATTCTGGATGATGACGTCACTCTTCTGATGTATCTGAAAGAACAGCTGGAAGAGCTGGGATGGTCCGTGATTGCGACAGTTTATCCTCATAAGGCTCTGGACTACTTCCATGACATGCAGCCAGATTGTCTGATACTCGATTTGAATATCCCCGAAACCGGTGGTTTTCAAATTATGCAAACCCTGAGCGAAAAAATAAAAAAACAATACGTCCCCACGACGATCATCAGTAATGACTGCTCCAAAGACACACGGCTGCGAGCCTATCGTCTCGGAGCCGATGATTTCATGTGCAAGCCGCTGGACATCGATGAGATGGCGGTCCGTCTGGAACGACAACTGCATCGGAAGCGCTGGATGAATCGTATTTTGTTCGTCGATGAGCTGACGGGCGCACTCAATCGCAACTCGCTTGCCGATACCTTCGAGCGGGTGCTTCATGAGTGCGGCCGAAACGACTCACCGTTTTCCCTCGCTTTTTTGGATATTGATTATTTCAAACGCGTCAATGACACATACGGCCATCTGATCGGTGATGAAGTCTTGCGAGGGTTTGCTTCCTTTCTCCAGTCGCGCTTCCAGCAAAACGAAGTGCTTTTCCGTTATGGAGGCGAGGAATTTATCCTGTTATTGCCCCGTCGCACCTGGCAGGAAGCCAAGCAGGAATTGGAGGAGGCTTTGGAGGCGTATTGCTCCCTCTCGTTCTCTTCGCCGCTGGGCAGTTTTTCACTCAGCTTTTCGGCCGGGGTCGTCCAGATGCAAGACAGAAGCCAAAGCCTGTCCCACTGGCTGGAGCTGGCAGACACCGCATTATACGAAGCGAAAAAACGGGGACGCCGCCGTATTGAGGCCGCCTTGCAATTGCAGCAGGTTGCAACAAAAGTAAAACTGCGCGCGGCGATCATCGATGACGACTCGATGATCAGAACGATGCTGACCGAGTCCGTTACGAAGTGCTTCGACGGCTGGATTCAGGCAGATATCCGTGTATTTCAGGACGGTGAATCCTTTTTTGCCGACGACTGGCATCGAGGCAGCGAGCCGTATCTGGTGATTCTCGATGGTGTCATGCCAGGCATGGATGGACTGGAGGTCCTTCAAAAAATCCAGGAATTGCCCAACGCGGATCATTACATGGTCATCATGCTGACAGGCCGCAAAGAAGAACAGGATATCGTCCGCGCCCTTCAGCTCGGCGCCGATGATTATATGACCAAGCCGTTCAGTTTGAAGGAGCTGGAGGCAAGAATCCGGAGGCTGGTTAAAAAAATGAAGTAA
- a CDS encoding response regulator transcription factor, with translation MAHLLLAEDEAVLRMLISDTLEDEGHVLDIACDGEEALQKIEKSDYDLVILDYMMPKKTGLDVLTAVRAMPSKKHLNILILSAKSQHAEQEKLRAAGADDFMPKPFSPMELARKVEDMLNG, from the coding sequence ATGGCACATCTTTTATTAGCAGAAGACGAGGCAGTGCTGCGCATGCTGATCAGCGACACACTGGAAGACGAGGGACATGTGCTGGACATCGCATGTGACGGAGAGGAAGCTTTGCAAAAGATTGAGAAAAGCGACTACGACCTTGTCATACTCGACTACATGATGCCGAAAAAGACCGGACTGGACGTGCTGACCGCTGTCAGGGCCATGCCGTCCAAAAAACACCTGAACATCCTGATCCTCTCTGCCAAAAGCCAGCATGCCGAACAGGAAAAGCTGCGGGCTGCCGGAGCCGATGACTTTATGCCCAAGCCATTTAGCCCCATGGAACTGGCGCGCAAAGTGGAGGATATGCTGAATGGGTAG
- a CDS encoding ATP-binding protein, with product MKNSISRRFIVMMLLFVTLIFAGAVFLLWNSYNTFKHYQSTLNQYQQKQELVSQISTHANQIFFRARGYYAFLNQFEYNELFKEKEQLESTLHAFSKLPLDPQEKEMVQSIQNFMTDFFTNVFPRMSQYAGSGDYESLRKLSSSGINQSVNDLLKYAAQYQKETDELLLQESTQLFEDLSRQGLLFLGFIFMILIISIWVITKATRDIGRPLEHLAAEADRFAKGEPVLLPKRKQEDEIGKLTDSFDFMVRQIQAKEEELTAQNEELQAQQDELMMQQEELQEAVLKMEENERYLEKRNLFIQSLSNTLDKPELLRSIIVHLTKILDAEKGVIVLLNQERSHASFGVSEQGVSQLLGSLEQGPLSRVKETGQLYVVHREANAAERGYHEDGWSVHDLYLPLWNAEKELVACIVLTRLDQTITQQEKQLAASLAQQISLALDKLAMYEETEKQRQITQDMLDTIQEGVQLLNLDGETVQVNRTFRDLFEIGSREAVTWPGFPAFFTWLREKLKHGEQLIDYLEAVLQGDEEKRLAGHVFEWEGTRKRYIQLYAEPLYSKQEMLGTLLVYRDITKEYEIDRMKSEFVSTVSHELRTPLASVLGFAELLLYKELKPERQHRYLSAIYQEANRLTSLINDFLDLQRMESGRQLYDPKKVVMDDLIREVFALQQEHAPRHRLQLDLLTDRLTVTGDREKLRQVLTNLINNAIKYSPDGGTITVTCRSDGQHLIIEVQDDGLGIPSESIPHLFSKFYRVDNSDRREIGGTGLGLAIVQEILKMHNGEIAVTSELGAGSTFSVTLPYHPDQLSKAILQADQQQR from the coding sequence TTGAAAAATAGCATTTCCAGACGCTTTATTGTGATGATGCTGCTGTTTGTCACCCTGATCTTTGCGGGTGCCGTCTTTTTGCTCTGGAACAGCTACAACACCTTCAAGCACTACCAGTCTACTTTGAATCAGTACCAGCAAAAACAAGAGCTGGTCTCCCAGATTTCCACACATGCCAACCAGATATTCTTCCGTGCGCGGGGATATTATGCGTTTCTGAATCAATTTGAATACAACGAGCTTTTTAAAGAAAAAGAACAGTTGGAAAGCACGCTTCACGCTTTTTCCAAACTGCCGTTGGACCCGCAGGAAAAGGAAATGGTGCAGTCCATCCAAAATTTTATGACTGACTTTTTCACCAATGTCTTTCCGCGCATGTCCCAGTACGCCGGCTCGGGAGATTATGAGTCTTTGCGCAAGCTCTCATCCAGCGGGATCAACCAGTCTGTCAACGATCTTTTAAAATACGCCGCGCAGTATCAGAAGGAGACAGATGAGCTGCTGCTGCAGGAAAGCACCCAGCTGTTCGAGGATTTATCCCGGCAAGGTCTGTTGTTCCTGGGCTTTATTTTCATGATCCTGATTATCTCCATCTGGGTGATAACCAAAGCGACACGCGACATCGGACGGCCGCTGGAGCATCTTGCCGCGGAAGCGGACCGCTTCGCCAAAGGAGAGCCCGTCCTTTTGCCCAAACGGAAACAAGAAGATGAGATTGGCAAATTGACCGATTCCTTTGATTTCATGGTCAGGCAAATCCAGGCCAAGGAAGAGGAACTGACCGCACAAAACGAGGAGCTGCAAGCTCAACAGGACGAGCTGATGATGCAGCAGGAGGAACTGCAGGAAGCCGTTTTAAAAATGGAGGAAAACGAGCGCTATCTGGAAAAGCGGAATCTGTTTATCCAGTCGCTTTCCAACACGCTGGACAAGCCCGAGCTGCTGCGCAGCATCATCGTTCATCTCACGAAGATTCTGGACGCGGAGAAAGGCGTCATCGTGCTGCTCAATCAGGAGAGAAGCCACGCCAGCTTCGGGGTCTCGGAGCAGGGTGTCTCCCAGCTGCTCGGCTCGCTGGAGCAGGGTCCCTTGTCACGTGTCAAAGAGACCGGGCAGCTGTATGTGGTCCATCGGGAAGCGAACGCGGCTGAACGCGGTTATCACGAGGACGGATGGTCGGTGCACGACCTGTATCTTCCCTTATGGAATGCAGAAAAAGAGCTGGTTGCCTGTATCGTGCTGACACGTTTGGACCAGACCATTACCCAGCAGGAAAAACAGCTGGCTGCCTCACTCGCCCAACAAATCTCCCTGGCACTGGACAAGCTGGCGATGTATGAGGAGACAGAGAAGCAGCGGCAGATTACCCAGGACATGCTGGATACGATCCAGGAAGGGGTGCAACTGCTCAATCTGGACGGGGAAACCGTGCAGGTCAACCGCACCTTCCGTGATTTGTTTGAAATCGGCTCTCGCGAAGCAGTAACCTGGCCCGGTTTCCCTGCATTCTTTACCTGGTTGCGCGAAAAGCTGAAGCACGGTGAACAGCTTATCGATTATCTGGAGGCAGTTCTCCAGGGAGACGAGGAAAAACGGCTGGCGGGTCATGTTTTTGAATGGGAGGGCACCCGGAAGCGTTACATCCAGCTGTATGCCGAGCCTCTCTACAGCAAGCAGGAAATGCTGGGTACGTTGCTGGTGTACCGGGACATCACCAAAGAATATGAAATCGATCGGATGAAATCGGAATTTGTCAGTACGGTCAGCCACGAGCTGCGCACACCGCTGGCCAGCGTCTTGGGATTTGCCGAGCTTCTGCTTTACAAGGAGCTGAAACCGGAGAGACAGCATCGCTATCTTTCTGCCATCTACCAGGAAGCCAATCGGCTGACATCCCTGATCAACGACTTTCTCGATTTGCAGCGGATGGAATCCGGGCGGCAACTCTATGATCCCAAGAAAGTTGTGATGGATGACCTGATCCGCGAGGTATTTGCGCTTCAGCAGGAGCACGCCCCCAGACATCGCCTCCAGCTTGATCTGCTGACAGATCGGCTCACGGTTACGGGAGATCGGGAGAAGCTGCGGCAGGTGCTGACCAACCTGATCAACAATGCGATCAAATACTCACCGGACGGCGGCACGATCACGGTCACCTGCCGTTCTGACGGGCAACACCTGATTATCGAGGTTCAAGACGATGGACTCGGAATACCGTCCGAGTCCATCCCCCATCTTTTCAGTAAATTCTACCGGGTCGACAACTCTGATCGCCGGGAGATTGGAGGCACCGGGCTGGGGCTGGCAATTGTGCAGGAGATATTGAAAATGCACAACGGGGAAATCGCTGTCACCTCTGAATTGGGTGCCGGCAGTACCTTTTCGGTTACACTGCCGTATCATCCCGATCAATTGTCCAAAGCCATCCTGCAGGCGGATCAGCAACAGCGGTGA
- a CDS encoding methyl-accepting chemotaxis protein, which produces MRVTIGKKLIAAFLSIAFLLALTSGVAYYYFKQVDDSYSDLVDRRAIILQKAQSIQAMSVKQSNSLRGYLLTADDQFVTSLKNNEQQLLQLTEEIKPLIRRDEDMKALESFLAIYENFKQESNKLVQMVGRKEDQARIMDEFMERVLPLGRQLEPAIDEVVVKQQQLMEDGSKENTEAVDVAVANLVWFSIGALVLSILIGYLVSRMISKPIVQVAHLAKQVAMGDLRQEDLRVKNRDEIGDMAHAFNQMAANLRHLIQQISIGAESVAASSEQLSASAEQTSRASETISLGIQEVVVVAEKQARGAEESVEAMSDMEQGIQHIAEQTEQTSSLSVSAAKKSEEGNETIRQAVLQMDALDQTISHLSKAIEEMGDHSQQVGKIVEVISGIATQTNLLALNAAIEAARAGEHGRGFAIVADEVRKLAEESARSSDQIFELIASIQKNSEQTMERMEQGIAEVGESIKTVNMAGKQFHEIKESVEKVSERIHAISASAKQVFASSQLVTEAAQMILDGSRTVAASSQNVSAASEEQLGGVEEVTSSAESLAKMAEELRSLVSTFRV; this is translated from the coding sequence ATGAGGGTAACGATAGGCAAGAAATTGATTGCAGCCTTTTTGAGCATCGCTTTTCTGTTGGCGTTGACGTCGGGAGTGGCCTACTACTATTTCAAGCAGGTAGACGATTCGTATTCGGACCTGGTCGACAGAAGAGCTATCATTTTGCAAAAGGCGCAAAGCATACAAGCAATGTCAGTAAAGCAGTCCAACAGTTTGCGCGGTTATCTGCTGACAGCGGATGATCAGTTCGTCACCAGTTTGAAAAACAATGAACAGCAGTTGCTGCAGCTAACCGAAGAAATAAAGCCCCTGATTCGCCGTGATGAAGACATGAAGGCGTTGGAGTCCTTTTTGGCAATCTACGAAAATTTCAAACAAGAGTCGAACAAACTCGTCCAGATGGTGGGCCGAAAAGAAGACCAGGCGCGCATTATGGATGAATTCATGGAGCGCGTTTTGCCTTTGGGAAGACAGCTGGAACCGGCGATTGACGAAGTGGTGGTCAAACAGCAGCAACTGATGGAGGATGGCAGCAAGGAGAATACGGAAGCCGTCGACGTGGCTGTTGCCAATTTGGTCTGGTTCAGCATTGGGGCTTTGGTATTGTCCATTTTGATCGGCTATTTGGTCTCCCGGATGATTTCCAAGCCGATTGTACAAGTAGCCCATTTGGCCAAACAAGTAGCGATGGGCGATTTGAGACAGGAGGACCTGCGCGTCAAAAACAGGGATGAAATCGGGGATATGGCTCACGCATTCAACCAGATGGCAGCCAATTTACGCCATCTGATACAACAAATCAGTATCGGTGCAGAAAGCGTAGCCGCTTCTTCCGAACAGCTGTCCGCAAGCGCAGAGCAAACCAGCCGGGCGTCGGAAACGATCAGTCTCGGTATTCAGGAAGTCGTCGTGGTAGCGGAGAAACAAGCCAGAGGGGCGGAGGAAAGCGTCGAAGCGATGAGTGACATGGAGCAGGGCATTCAGCATATCGCCGAGCAGACAGAGCAGACCTCAAGCTTGTCGGTTTCCGCTGCAAAGAAATCAGAAGAGGGAAATGAGACGATCCGGCAGGCGGTCCTGCAAATGGACGCGCTGGACCAAACGATTTCGCATCTGTCAAAAGCTATAGAGGAGATGGGTGATCACTCCCAGCAAGTCGGGAAAATTGTGGAGGTCATTTCCGGTATCGCGACACAGACGAATCTGCTGGCACTGAACGCAGCGATTGAAGCGGCAAGAGCGGGCGAACACGGACGCGGCTTTGCCATTGTCGCCGATGAGGTTCGCAAACTGGCGGAGGAATCGGCACGCTCATCCGATCAAATTTTTGAATTGATCGCCAGCATCCAGAAGAATTCGGAACAAACCATGGAGCGGATGGAGCAAGGAATCGCAGAAGTGGGAGAGAGCATCAAGACGGTGAATATGGCCGGGAAGCAATTTCATGAAATCAAGGAATCTGTCGAGAAAGTCTCGGAGCGGATTCATGCGATTTCGGCTTCCGCCAAGCAAGTGTTTGCCAGCAGTCAACTGGTCACCGAAGCTGCTCAGATGATTCTGGATGGCTCCAGAACAGTAGCGGCCAGCTCACAAAATGTGTCGGCCGCTTCTGAAGAGCAGCTCGGTGGTGTAGAGGAAGTAACCTCCTCGGCTGAATCCTTGGCCAAAATGGCAGAGGAGCTGCGCTCTCTGGTGTCTACGTTTCGCGTGTAG
- a CDS encoding tyrosine-type recombinase/integrase yields MAKELLLTNEWVEIKQGTITDEQTVSLFLALRTNSVYTFRNYQRAIAHFREFISYKPLREVTWKDIELYQYHLSKGTYSKRNMPYAPATVASLLAPLRSFFKWGSDPNVKLFSHDPTTSIRAPKVAITSKHHYLTQRETVLLLNQLKHQGGRDYLVGLSLVLLGLRVSELTAMRWTDFHTDPAESSIWLSVERGKGNKQRDVKVPQKLWRLYKEYAALYEPKDPLDHVFPLSVRQVERIIRTARENCQIGKKVTPHWLRHTNATLALLHGASLQQVQENLGHAHITTTQRYLHTVEQLQKAAPDYVENCLQDALRL; encoded by the coding sequence GTGGCAAAAGAACTTCTGCTGACGAATGAATGGGTGGAAATCAAGCAAGGAACGATAACAGACGAGCAAACCGTCTCGCTGTTTTTGGCGTTACGGACAAATTCAGTCTATACATTTCGAAACTATCAAAGGGCGATCGCCCATTTTCGAGAATTTATCTCGTATAAACCGCTTCGGGAGGTTACCTGGAAGGACATTGAATTATATCAATACCACTTGTCGAAGGGAACTTACAGCAAAAGAAACATGCCTTATGCTCCTGCTACAGTGGCAAGCTTGCTCGCTCCTTTGCGCTCCTTTTTTAAATGGGGAAGCGACCCGAATGTAAAGTTGTTCTCTCATGATCCCACCACTTCGATCCGTGCCCCCAAGGTTGCGATCACGAGCAAGCATCACTATTTGACGCAGCGGGAAACGGTCCTTTTGTTGAACCAGCTAAAGCATCAGGGAGGGCGTGATTATTTAGTGGGTCTGTCTTTGGTGCTCCTCGGGCTGCGTGTCTCCGAGCTGACCGCGATGAGATGGACGGACTTTCATACAGATCCGGCGGAGAGCTCCATTTGGCTCTCGGTAGAACGGGGAAAAGGGAATAAACAACGGGATGTAAAGGTTCCGCAAAAACTATGGCGCCTGTACAAGGAATACGCGGCACTTTATGAACCGAAGGATCCTCTGGATCATGTTTTTCCCCTGTCCGTACGGCAGGTTGAGCGCATTATCCGTACAGCCAGAGAGAACTGCCAGATCGGGAAAAAGGTTACTCCCCACTGGCTTCGCCATACCAACGCTACACTCGCCCTGCTCCATGGGGCATCGCTTCAGCAAGTACAGGAAAATCTGGGACATGCCCACATTACAACCACTCAACGATACCTGCATACGGTTGAGCAGTTACAAAAGGCAGCTCCTGATTATGTCGAAAATTGTCTACAAGATGCTTTAAGACTTTAG
- a CDS encoding amidase codes for MDVCALSEAIREKKLSPVELVDQTLSAIEKQNEIVNAYITVCAESARQEAAKAEAAIMRGEWKGIWHGIPVAIKDMIFTRGVRTTMGSKIYENHIPAYSATVVEKWQEAGAILIGKTNTHEFAYGPTGDKSYFGPSRNPYDPRKITGGSSGGSGAAVAAEMALAALGTDTGGSVRIPAAACGIVGMKPTFGLVSKYGAFDLAYTLDHVGPMTKSVRDNASLLNLLAGSDPNDPYSTSRPAEDFTRLLGESLRGKVIGIPGWYYQHVEEEIRQALQQVCQVYRDLGAEVREVELPGIDELLNGQRITIQSEAAAIHEHTLKHHVDELDGEVRERLADSVEIRGYQYVQVQQRRSMLTAQFNEVFAGVDVLLTPTLPILPTDIGQREIMIGDHPDGVRPALLRLTSPTNFTGNPSLSVPCGFSQTGLPIGFQLIGAHGQEAKLYQYGHAYESETC; via the coding sequence ATGGATGTATGCGCGCTGTCAGAAGCAATCCGCGAGAAAAAGCTGTCGCCTGTCGAATTGGTCGATCAGACGCTCAGCGCTATAGAGAAACAAAATGAGATCGTGAACGCCTATATTACCGTGTGTGCGGAATCGGCTCGTCAGGAGGCAGCGAAAGCGGAAGCGGCCATTATGCGGGGGGAATGGAAAGGAATCTGGCACGGGATTCCTGTGGCCATCAAGGACATGATCTTTACCCGAGGCGTTCGGACGACGATGGGTTCCAAAATCTATGAAAACCACATTCCCGCATACAGCGCGACGGTGGTAGAGAAGTGGCAGGAAGCGGGCGCCATCCTGATCGGGAAAACCAATACGCATGAATTTGCCTACGGTCCGACAGGTGACAAATCGTATTTTGGACCGTCTCGCAATCCATACGACCCGAGAAAAATTACGGGCGGTTCCAGCGGCGGTTCCGGGGCGGCAGTAGCGGCAGAGATGGCTCTGGCCGCACTTGGCACGGACACCGGGGGATCGGTTCGGATTCCGGCTGCAGCCTGCGGCATCGTCGGCATGAAGCCCACCTTTGGACTCGTCAGCAAATACGGTGCCTTTGATCTCGCCTATACCCTCGACCACGTCGGTCCGATGACCAAAAGCGTCAGGGATAATGCCAGCCTGTTGAATCTGCTTGCGGGCAGCGATCCGAATGATCCCTATTCCACATCCCGTCCGGCGGAAGACTTTACCCGTCTGCTCGGGGAAAGTCTTCGGGGAAAGGTCATTGGCATCCCGGGCTGGTATTACCAGCATGTTGAGGAAGAAATCCGGCAGGCACTTCAGCAGGTGTGCCAGGTCTATCGCGATCTCGGAGCAGAAGTGCGCGAAGTAGAGCTTCCAGGGATCGATGAATTGCTGAACGGACAGCGGATTACGATTCAATCCGAGGCTGCCGCGATTCATGAACATACCTTGAAGCATCACGTCGATGAGTTGGATGGGGAAGTGCGGGAGCGTCTCGCAGATAGTGTGGAAATCCGAGGCTATCAGTACGTCCAGGTGCAGCAGCGCCGAAGCATGCTGACCGCGCAGTTCAACGAAGTGTTTGCAGGGGTAGACGTTCTGTTGACGCCGACACTGCCGATCTTGCCGACCGATATCGGTCAACGGGAGATCATGATCGGCGATCACCCGGACGGCGTACGGCCAGCCCTTCTGCGGCTCACATCGCCGACCAACTTTACTGGCAACCCCAGCTTATCTGTGCCATGCGGTTTCTCACAGACAGGCTTGCCAATCGGCTTTCAATTGATTGGAGCGCATGGACAGGAAGCCAAGCTTTATCAATATGGCCATGCCTACGAAAGCGAGACCTGCTAA
- a CDS encoding WG repeat-containing protein, protein MMWDKNVEEMVHALLPIGAKILGTAPTRFVQMCDLDGDGEEELAGAYRWVGETFVTVWKRGEEGWYTVQTISSRRAQITHFHTAPVTSKKRSQLIIGWQPVEEKKPVETDAKTEATESPFPSQHKSQSEQNTAPSRLAVYEWTSHGFTDRVRRPLTFHLMEVGDLEAIAGADGMSEIVLWQQTDGDALHANVYRWNGEYFIEANDQYPVYFQKMADYYQTQTKEYPDDPLNWYRLACAQQKANQPAQAVASMEAAVKLRPSAWKSWEPFVRLIRTELERRATTPLFPASVKSAEGVKWGYIDSAGRFIITPSYGYAESFQDNGLAIVQVKNRSGLINTLGLFVVSPIYQTITPFSEGRAVVLDDRGFQVIDEQGNILTAAPYSFIGSFKEGRAVFNQRGEQGKYLYGYLDRSGKEAIPGQYLAANDFQDGKAVVEVKEGEHALIDRSGKVLQSYPYAYVGPMGDGLLAFSESLDGPKGYLDETGKVVISPQFSVALPFEEGKAVVNASKDFSENLYGLIDKSGSYLIPPKYNDIQLLGEGRAAVGKALNPGKPYFGSIYAIADTNGPLLTDFLYTEVAEYKEGVASVTDGTRTFFIDRNGQIVKNLPVVAGRGTLTLKGGVVRADIDQRVAYYDRSGNIIWKQNTIIPLKEPYRVIEHKYAPNKDYLVYYPEIKGMANRAAQEAVNQRLKELSQIKPIERNVQLDASYFGDFSVSFFKNRLVQLELTGYNYPFGAAHGMPTKYYVPIDLVSGTIYSLKALFKPGSDYVSVLSEIVAKQIKNDPQYSYVFEGSYKGISADQPFYVKEDALYLYFAPYEIAPYAAGFPTFRIPFPQISSIIDENGEFWKAFH, encoded by the coding sequence ATGATGTGGGATAAAAATGTGGAAGAGATGGTCCACGCGCTATTGCCAATTGGCGCCAAAATTCTTGGAACAGCCCCCACCCGATTTGTGCAGATGTGTGATCTGGATGGGGATGGAGAGGAAGAGCTGGCCGGTGCCTATCGCTGGGTAGGGGAGACGTTTGTGACAGTGTGGAAGCGTGGAGAGGAGGGCTGGTATACCGTGCAGACGATTTCCAGCAGGCGAGCCCAGATCACGCATTTTCACACGGCTCCCGTCACCAGCAAAAAAAGATCTCAGCTGATCATCGGGTGGCAGCCGGTGGAAGAGAAAAAACCGGTCGAGACGGACGCAAAAACAGAAGCAACAGAGTCCCCGTTTCCGTCTCAGCACAAGTCTCAGTCTGAGCAAAATACAGCCCCTTCCCGATTGGCTGTTTACGAATGGACATCACACGGATTTACGGACAGAGTCAGAAGGCCGCTCACCTTTCATTTGATGGAAGTGGGCGATCTGGAAGCGATCGCCGGAGCGGACGGGATGAGTGAAATTGTCCTTTGGCAGCAGACGGATGGGGATGCGCTTCACGCCAATGTTTATAGATGGAACGGCGAGTATTTTATCGAGGCCAATGATCAATACCCTGTGTACTTTCAGAAGATGGCGGACTACTACCAGACACAGACAAAAGAATATCCAGACGATCCGCTGAACTGGTACCGCCTTGCTTGTGCCCAGCAAAAAGCAAACCAGCCTGCGCAGGCCGTAGCCTCTATGGAGGCAGCTGTGAAGCTAAGGCCTTCAGCGTGGAAAAGCTGGGAGCCGTTTGTCCGCTTGATCCGCACCGAGCTGGAGAGAAGAGCGACCACGCCGCTGTTTCCCGCCTCGGTCAAGTCCGCCGAGGGAGTAAAGTGGGGGTACATCGACAGTGCCGGACGCTTCATTATTACGCCAAGCTACGGGTATGCAGAGAGCTTCCAGGATAACGGGCTGGCAATCGTGCAAGTAAAAAACCGTAGCGGACTGATCAATACGCTGGGTTTGTTTGTCGTGTCTCCGATCTACCAGACCATCACTCCTTTTTCGGAAGGGCGGGCTGTCGTATTGGATGACCGCGGCTTTCAGGTGATCGACGAGCAAGGAAATATTCTTACAGCAGCCCCTTACTCGTTTATCGGATCGTTCAAGGAAGGGCGGGCTGTGTTCAACCAGAGAGGGGAACAAGGCAAGTATCTGTACGGTTATCTGGACCGCAGCGGCAAGGAAGCTATACCGGGGCAGTACTTGGCAGCCAATGATTTTCAGGATGGAAAAGCGGTCGTGGAGGTCAAAGAAGGAGAGCATGCGCTGATTGACCGCAGCGGCAAGGTTTTGCAAAGCTATCCATACGCGTATGTGGGCCCGATGGGAGATGGGCTGCTCGCTTTTTCGGAGTCGCTGGACGGTCCCAAAGGGTATCTGGATGAAACAGGAAAAGTCGTCATTTCACCGCAATTTTCGGTAGCATTGCCGTTTGAAGAGGGGAAAGCGGTGGTCAACGCTTCCAAGGATTTTTCCGAGAATCTGTACGGTCTGATCGACAAGTCGGGCAGCTATCTGATCCCGCCCAAATACAACGATATCCAGCTTTTAGGGGAGGGCCGGGCAGCCGTGGGCAAGGCGCTGAATCCCGGCAAGCCGTATTTTGGTTCCATTTATGCGATTGCCGACACCAATGGGCCGCTGCTGACCGATTTTCTCTACACGGAGGTAGCCGAATACAAAGAAGGAGTGGCCTCCGTGACGGACGGAACCCGCACCTTCTTTATTGACCGAAATGGACAGATCGTCAAAAATCTGCCCGTGGTGGCCGGTAGAGGGACACTGACACTGAAGGGGGGCGTCGTCAGGGCGGATATTGATCAAAGAGTCGCCTATTATGACCGCAGCGGAAATATCATCTGGAAGCAAAATACGATCATCCCGCTGAAAGAACCGTATCGCGTGATCGAGCATAAATACGCGCCCAACAAAGATTATCTGGTCTATTATCCGGAGATCAAGGGAATGGCCAACCGAGCTGCACAGGAAGCCGTTAACCAAAGGCTCAAGGAGCTGTCGCAAATCAAGCCGATCGAGCGAAATGTGCAGCTGGACGCCAGCTATTTCGGCGATTTTTCCGTTTCCTTTTTCAAAAACCGGCTGGTTCAGCTAGAGCTGACGGGCTACAATTACCCATTCGGGGCTGCCCACGGAATGCCTACGAAATACTATGTGCCGATCGATCTGGTCAGCGGGACGATTTACAGTCTGAAGGCTCTGTTTAAGCCCGGCAGTGATTACGTCAGCGTACTGAGCGAGATTGTCGCCAAGCAGATTAAAAATGATCCTCAGTACTCGTATGTGTTCGAGGGCAGCTACAAAGGTATCAGCGCTGACCAGCCCTTCTATGTGAAGGAGGACGCTCTTTATCTCTACTTCGCGCCTTATGAGATTGCCCCTTATGCAGCCGGCTTCCCTACCTTTCGCATCCCGTTCCCTCAAATCTCCAGCATCATCGACGAGAACGGAGAGTTTTGGAAAGCATTCCATTAA